Proteins co-encoded in one Bacillus paramycoides genomic window:
- a CDS encoding DMT family transporter — protein sequence MDPNRLKGIIMVVIGACLWGLSGTAAQQLFQYEHVSTEWLVTIRLLISGVILLIISSFGTRKKEIFGIWKQRSDATKMILFGLFGMLAVQYTYFASIKEGNAAVATLLQYLAPIFITVYLLFKWNVRPSKIDFISIALSLVGTFLLLTNGSVHNLAVSTPAIVWGILSGLSLAFYSLYSKGLLDRWSSSVIVGWGMIIGGIGVTIVHFISTKEFILLSTMKYVKLSTLPLITFVVIFGTLIAFYLYLDSIRYLTPKETTLFGCTEPLAAIISSVLILHVPFQSFQLLGAFCVIVMVLILSQKPDEGKPKLKFVHEKKENIQ from the coding sequence ATGGATCCAAATCGTTTAAAAGGAATCATTATGGTTGTAATTGGTGCTTGTTTATGGGGATTATCCGGAACAGCTGCACAACAACTTTTTCAATATGAACATGTTTCTACTGAATGGTTAGTTACAATCCGATTGCTTATATCAGGCGTTATCTTACTCATTATTTCATCATTCGGAACGAGAAAAAAAGAAATATTCGGCATATGGAAACAAAGATCTGATGCTACTAAAATGATATTGTTTGGCCTATTCGGTATGCTTGCTGTACAATACACGTACTTCGCTTCTATTAAAGAAGGAAATGCTGCCGTCGCAACATTATTGCAATATTTAGCTCCTATATTTATTACTGTATACTTACTTTTCAAATGGAACGTTCGTCCATCAAAAATTGATTTCATTTCAATTGCTCTTTCATTAGTAGGCACTTTTCTCTTACTGACAAACGGGTCTGTACATAACTTAGCTGTTTCTACACCAGCTATCGTTTGGGGGATTTTATCTGGATTATCTCTTGCTTTTTATAGTTTATATTCAAAGGGATTACTAGATAGATGGTCTTCCTCAGTTATCGTTGGATGGGGCATGATTATTGGTGGTATTGGTGTAACGATTGTACACTTTATTTCTACGAAAGAATTTATTTTATTGTCAACTATGAAATATGTAAAACTAAGCACTCTACCGCTTATCACATTTGTCGTCATTTTTGGGACACTTATTGCATTTTATTTATACTTAGACAGCATACGATACCTGACTCCGAAAGAAACGACATTATTCGGATGTACTGAACCACTCGCAGCTATTATTTCTTCTGTTCTTATATTGCACGTACCATTTCAATCTTTTCAGTTATTAGGGGCTTTTTGTGTCATTGTAATGGTACTCATCTTAAGTCAAAAACCGGATGAAGGGAAACCAAAATTAAAGTTTGTTCATGAGAAAAAGGAAAATATACAATGA
- a CDS encoding GTP-binding protein: MKKVPITVLSGFLGAGKTTLLHHILANKSNLKVAVIVNDMSEINIDASLIKKGGFSRTEEKLVEIQNGCICCTLREDLMIEVNRLVENGDIDYIVIESSGISEPIPVAQTFTYTDEVLNIDLTKNCHLDTMVTVVDANTFWDDFADGESLLDRKQAIDENDTREVIDLLIDQIEFANVILLNKIDLIEKEDRIELHHLLQKLNPGAKIIEASFSNVPLQEILNTNLFNYEEASQSAGWMQELNSEHHTPETEEYGINSFVYRRKSPFHPERLMNWLKKWPVDVVRAKGFFWLASRNNMIGLLSQAGSSITIQGAGEWIAALPETERNQIITEEPEVLKNWDERYGDRITELVFIGIDMNRSVIEQSLDDCLLTEKEMEQNWNTFVDPIPAFTYTS; this comes from the coding sequence ATGAAAAAAGTACCTATCACTGTATTAAGTGGTTTTCTAGGAGCTGGAAAAACCACTCTACTACATCATATTTTGGCTAACAAGAGCAACTTAAAAGTCGCTGTTATCGTTAATGATATGAGTGAAATAAATATTGATGCGTCGCTTATAAAAAAAGGTGGGTTTTCACGTACGGAAGAGAAATTAGTAGAAATTCAAAATGGTTGTATCTGCTGTACACTACGAGAAGATTTAATGATAGAAGTGAATCGGCTTGTTGAAAACGGTGATATTGACTATATAGTTATTGAATCTTCAGGTATAAGTGAGCCGATTCCAGTTGCCCAAACATTTACTTATACTGACGAAGTACTTAATATCGATTTAACGAAAAATTGTCACCTCGATACGATGGTTACAGTTGTAGATGCAAATACATTTTGGGATGATTTTGCAGATGGTGAAAGTTTATTAGACCGTAAACAGGCTATCGATGAAAATGATACTCGAGAAGTTATTGATTTACTAATAGACCAAATTGAATTTGCGAATGTCATTCTTCTTAATAAAATTGATTTAATAGAAAAAGAAGATAGGATAGAACTTCATCATTTACTACAAAAATTAAATCCCGGTGCAAAAATTATTGAAGCTTCATTTAGCAACGTACCATTGCAAGAAATTTTAAATACAAATTTATTCAATTATGAGGAAGCGAGTCAATCGGCGGGCTGGATGCAAGAACTAAATAGTGAACATCATACACCCGAAACTGAAGAATATGGTATCAATTCCTTTGTGTACCGTCGTAAATCCCCTTTCCATCCTGAACGCCTTATGAATTGGCTAAAAAAATGGCCTGTAGATGTTGTACGAGCGAAAGGCTTTTTCTGGCTCGCATCTCGTAATAATATGATAGGGCTTCTCTCTCAAGCAGGTTCCTCTATTACAATTCAAGGCGCTGGTGAATGGATAGCGGCATTACCTGAAACTGAAAGAAATCAAATTATTACAGAAGAACCCGAAGTATTGAAAAACTGGGACGAGCGATATGGAGATCGAATAACTGAGCTCGTATTTATCGGTATTGATATGAATCGTTCTGTGATTGAACAATCATTAGATGATTGTCTATTAACAGAAAAGGAAATGGAACAAAACTGGAATACATTTGTTGACCCTATTCCGGCTTTTACTTACACTTCATAA
- a CDS encoding permease, translated as MVFNRVSKELIGIALIAIFLFLLFFVDFTSLANLHKSMPKEWLNVNTVFLSIIFEAIPFILLGVIVSSLIQVFVTEDMIHKVMPKSQIVAIIPALFVGMIFPMCECVIIPIVRRLIQKGLPLHVGIVILLSAPIMNPIVLLSTVYAFQKNDVVVYARFGITICVALLVGLIVYYFYRGKNILKDIEDLAQKKEKKGWGNVVNHTVDEFFDTGKYLLIGAFFASVFQTFFDRNVLDVMAHNEVISPIIMMGFGYVLSICSAADAFIAASFGHVFSVKALLAFLVFGPMLDMKNTLMLFAYFQKRFVFFLIGIIILSVYTIVQITTL; from the coding sequence TTGGTCTTTAATAGAGTTTCAAAAGAATTAATAGGAATAGCCCTTATTGCTATTTTTCTATTTTTATTATTTTTTGTAGATTTTACAAGTCTAGCAAATTTGCATAAAAGTATGCCAAAAGAATGGTTGAATGTGAATACCGTGTTTTTAAGTATTATATTCGAAGCAATACCTTTTATTTTATTAGGGGTAATTGTTTCTTCTCTCATTCAAGTGTTTGTGACGGAAGATATGATTCATAAAGTAATGCCGAAATCACAGATTGTTGCAATAATTCCAGCGCTATTTGTCGGAATGATTTTTCCAATGTGTGAATGTGTCATTATTCCAATCGTAAGAAGACTTATTCAAAAAGGACTCCCTCTTCATGTAGGAATTGTAATTTTATTGAGTGCACCTATTATGAATCCGATTGTTCTCTTATCTACTGTATATGCATTTCAAAAAAATGATGTAGTTGTATATGCACGCTTTGGGATAACAATTTGTGTGGCGCTATTAGTAGGGCTAATTGTGTATTATTTCTATCGCGGGAAAAATATTTTAAAAGATATAGAGGATCTGGCTCAGAAAAAAGAAAAAAAGGGCTGGGGGAATGTTGTGAATCACACTGTAGATGAGTTTTTTGATACGGGTAAATATTTATTGATTGGTGCTTTTTTTGCGAGTGTATTTCAAACGTTTTTTGATCGAAATGTACTTGATGTAATGGCCCATAATGAAGTGATTTCCCCAATTATTATGATGGGATTTGGTTATGTTTTATCCATTTGCTCAGCAGCTGATGCATTTATAGCGGCATCTTTTGGACATGTTTTCTCTGTAAAAGCACTTCTCGCATTTCTTGTGTTTGGACCTATGCTTGATATGAAAAATACATTGATGCTATTTGCTTATTTTCAAAAGAGATTTGTATTCTTTTTGATTGGAATTATTATTTTATCGGTGTACACAATCGTGCAAATTACAACGTTATAG
- a CDS encoding TIGR03943 family putative permease subunit — protein MEEQEQKAYHRYIRGIILIGLAMLLFKLLVTGNIYNFIALKMIKFTYIAFVVILLLGSLQVWRDGREKQDDCNCCKHHTALKSGMKSFFVYVLFVVPIISAFLFGSVTIDGSLAGKRGMTQSVQARSMEKNEKEGIQANSNWKEILVDQDETSNLKVTDQVEEQLEKSMLGQRKIQVEDKDYVQTMSIIGQDVKGFKGKEITFSGFIYNDKDVTGDKAVVARYGITCCIADASVWGMIVAGENVKKLPQETWVKITGLLDETTYKGTLFPLVKVNKVEKINKPTDPYVYDALPQ, from the coding sequence GTGGAGGAACAGGAACAGAAAGCTTATCATCGCTATATTCGTGGCATTATTTTAATTGGTTTAGCAATGCTCTTATTTAAACTACTTGTAACAGGGAATATTTATAATTTTATCGCTCTAAAAATGATTAAATTTACGTATATAGCTTTTGTAGTGATTTTACTTCTTGGTTCTTTACAAGTTTGGAGAGATGGGAGAGAAAAACAGGATGATTGTAATTGTTGTAAGCATCATACAGCATTAAAATCAGGGATGAAAAGTTTCTTTGTATATGTTTTATTTGTTGTTCCGATTATTAGTGCTTTTCTATTTGGAAGTGTAACAATTGACGGAAGTTTAGCGGGAAAAAGGGGTATGACTCAAAGTGTACAGGCAAGAAGTATGGAAAAGAACGAAAAAGAGGGAATACAGGCAAATTCTAATTGGAAAGAAATATTAGTTGATCAAGATGAAACCTCGAATTTAAAAGTGACAGATCAAGTGGAAGAGCAATTAGAAAAAAGTATGTTAGGACAACGAAAAATACAAGTAGAGGATAAGGATTATGTTCAAACAATGAGTATAATTGGCCAAGATGTAAAAGGGTTTAAAGGGAAAGAAATTACATTCTCAGGGTTTATCTATAATGATAAGGATGTGACGGGTGATAAAGCGGTAGTGGCGCGATACGGCATAACTTGTTGTATTGCGGATGCATCTGTCTGGGGGATGATTGTTGCAGGGGAAAACGTAAAAAAGCTCCCACAGGAAACATGGGTGAAAATAACAGGTTTGTTGGACGAAACGACATATAAAGGAACACTATTTCCACTCGTAAAAGTAAACAAAGTGGAGAAAATCAATAAGCCAACAGACCCATATGTATATGATGCTTTACCCCAATAA
- a CDS encoding class I SAM-dependent methyltransferase codes for MNWVTHKPTFEFDNYSPFIRANTAWIGHLEFAYDLVRFEKPEILVELGTHLGASFFSFCQGVKDGGLPTKCFAVDTWTGDGHTGPYGEGVFQIVDKVVKMSYPSIGNLIRSTFDEAVDQFQDGTINLLHIDGYHTYEAVSHDYKTWLPKLANNGIVLFHDIEVKNRNFGVYKFWDEVKAKYPHFQFEHSYGLGVLFPKGCSDKFVGILKNKEEIQNMYK; via the coding sequence ATGAACTGGGTTACTCATAAACCAACATTTGAATTTGATAATTATAGTCCATTTATTCGTGCGAATACTGCGTGGATTGGGCATTTAGAGTTCGCATATGATTTAGTAAGATTTGAAAAGCCAGAAATATTAGTTGAGCTAGGCACACATCTAGGCGCTTCTTTTTTCAGTTTTTGTCAAGGGGTAAAAGATGGCGGGTTACCTACAAAATGTTTTGCTGTAGATACTTGGACAGGAGATGGGCATACAGGTCCATATGGAGAAGGTGTTTTTCAAATCGTAGATAAAGTGGTGAAAATGAGCTATCCTAGTATAGGTAATTTAATTCGATCTACTTTTGATGAGGCTGTGGATCAGTTTCAAGATGGAACGATAAATTTGTTGCATATTGATGGCTACCATACGTATGAAGCAGTTTCTCATGATTATAAAACATGGTTACCGAAACTTGCGAATAACGGTATCGTGTTATTTCATGATATTGAGGTGAAAAATCGAAACTTCGGCGTGTATAAATTTTGGGATGAGGTCAAGGCAAAATACCCTCATTTTCAATTTGAACATTCATATGGGCTTGGAGTATTATTTCCGAAAGGTTGTAGTGATAAGTTTGTGGGAATACTTAAAAATAAAGAAGAAATACAAAATATGTATAAATAA
- the nhaC gene encoding Na+/H+ antiporter NhaC, with amino-acid sequence MKSVRLPSMLEIIVLLLLFLAVVFSFQTIFDLPIQLALFISWFLVIALGLRLGFRYQELQDAITKGISNGLEAILILVAVGALIGTWIAGGVVPTLIYYGLEFIHPSIFLLATLIICSITSIATGTSWGTVGTAGIAMMAIGEGLGLPLPLVAGAVLSGAYFGDKLSPLSDSTVLAASMAKVDVIAHVRAMLVLDVPAYIITSIMFTVAGWMYGGDNVDLNRVEFLKEALLKQFDIKIWMLVPAVIVIVLLAMKKPSMPTIAMGALIGAIWATLFQGMNFGEAIGTAYNGFSIQSGVEFVDKLLNRGGINGMLGSVAVIIFGLGFGGLLEKLGVLKVIVSKFEKKLNSAGNVTLSTLIVAFLANIFGCAMYVSLILTPKIMEDSYDKLKIDRRVLARNSEVGGTLTSGMVPWSDNGIFMAGILGVATFSYVPFMWLSFVSLILAVIYGYTGKFIWYVDDADKGKQAS; translated from the coding sequence ATGAAAAGTGTAAGATTACCATCGATGCTAGAAATCATAGTTCTTTTATTACTATTTCTTGCTGTTGTCTTTTCCTTCCAAACGATTTTTGATCTCCCAATTCAATTAGCGCTGTTTATTTCATGGTTTTTAGTAATTGCGCTTGGATTAAGATTAGGATTTCGTTATCAAGAATTGCAAGATGCAATTACGAAAGGGATTTCTAACGGATTAGAAGCAATACTGATTTTAGTTGCAGTAGGTGCTTTAATTGGAACATGGATTGCTGGTGGCGTAGTACCAACATTAATCTATTATGGATTAGAGTTTATTCACCCTAGCATATTCCTATTAGCAACATTAATTATTTGTTCAATCACTTCTATTGCGACAGGAACATCATGGGGAACAGTTGGAACAGCAGGTATTGCTATGATGGCGATTGGTGAAGGGCTTGGATTACCACTTCCACTTGTTGCTGGTGCAGTTCTTTCAGGAGCTTATTTCGGCGACAAATTATCACCACTTTCGGATAGTACAGTTCTGGCAGCTTCTATGGCAAAAGTAGATGTTATTGCTCACGTTCGAGCTATGCTCGTATTAGACGTTCCGGCTTACATTATTACTAGCATTATGTTTACTGTAGCTGGTTGGATGTATGGCGGCGATAATGTAGATTTAAATCGAGTAGAGTTTTTAAAAGAAGCTTTATTAAAGCAATTTGATATTAAAATATGGATGCTTGTTCCGGCGGTCATTGTTATCGTACTATTAGCAATGAAGAAACCATCTATGCCAACAATTGCAATGGGAGCTTTAATTGGTGCAATTTGGGCAACTCTTTTCCAAGGAATGAACTTTGGAGAGGCGATTGGAACAGCGTATAACGGATTCTCAATTCAATCTGGTGTTGAATTTGTGGACAAGTTATTAAACCGTGGTGGAATTAACGGTATGCTTGGATCAGTAGCCGTTATTATTTTCGGTTTAGGATTTGGTGGATTACTTGAAAAACTAGGTGTTTTAAAAGTAATCGTATCAAAATTCGAGAAGAAATTAAATTCTGCAGGTAATGTAACATTGTCTACATTAATTGTGGCATTCTTAGCGAATATATTTGGTTGTGCAATGTACGTATCACTAATTTTAACACCGAAAATTATGGAAGATAGCTATGATAAATTAAAAATAGACCGACGTGTATTAGCACGTAACTCAGAAGTAGGTGGAACGTTAACTTCAGGTATGGTTCCATGGTCTGATAATGGTATTTTTATGGCTGGTATTTTAGGTGTAGCAACGTTCTCATACGTTCCGTTTATGTGGTTAAGCTTCGTATCGCTAATTTTAGCAGTTATTTATGGATATACAGGCAAATTCATTTGGTATGTAGATGATGCCGATAAAGGAAAGCAAGCATCATAA
- a CDS encoding SDR family NAD(P)-dependent oxidoreductase, which yields MKKYAFITGANKGIGYELVRQLAEKDYHVFLGARNKQLGQQAVESLHVSNVSYTQVDISSTQSIQEALNKIHETTDHLDLLINNAGVALDFHTLPSELNIETLRQGFEVNFFGTFQMVQAFLPLLKKSSNSKIINVTTDMASLTMFANGETHPINALGYNSSKTAINALTLAFSKECSTNGPEIFGVTPGFTTTDLNGNSPGGHTTNESAKIIIKYALSETNYNGKILNKDGIITW from the coding sequence ATGAAAAAATATGCTTTCATAACAGGTGCAAATAAAGGAATTGGATATGAACTCGTTCGTCAATTAGCAGAAAAAGACTATCACGTATTTTTAGGTGCTCGTAATAAACAACTTGGACAACAAGCTGTGGAATCTTTACATGTTTCAAATGTTTCCTATACTCAAGTAGACATTTCTAGTACTCAATCCATTCAAGAAGCACTGAACAAAATCCATGAAACGACTGACCACTTAGATTTATTAATTAATAATGCAGGCGTAGCACTCGACTTCCATACGCTGCCTAGTGAATTAAATATTGAAACTTTACGCCAAGGATTTGAAGTTAACTTTTTTGGAACATTCCAAATGGTGCAAGCCTTTTTACCATTATTAAAGAAATCAAGCAACAGTAAAATTATCAATGTAACAACTGACATGGCTTCCTTAACAATGTTTGCTAATGGTGAAACACATCCAATTAATGCGTTAGGGTATAATTCTTCAAAAACAGCTATTAATGCTTTGACATTAGCTTTTAGTAAAGAATGTAGTACTAACGGTCCAGAAATTTTCGGAGTAACTCCGGGTTTTACAACTACTGACCTTAATGGTAATTCCCCAGGTGGCCATACGACTAATGAAAGTGCTAAAATTATTATTAAATATGCATTAAGTGAAACAAACTATAATGGTAAAATACTAAATAAAGATGGCATTATAACTTGGTAG